The window ACGCCCGCTCTCCCATCGCCGCCCCCGACGGCtctcgccggcgaccggcggcgggccACAATGAGGTTCAACTTCAACTTCGCCGACCCGACTCCGGACCCGCAACCCCGATCCCTAACCCCCAAGGAGGAAGCCCAGTGGGTCCCCCTCCAGAACCACCCGgtcttctctccctcctcctccgccggcggcggcggtggcggcggtccCTCCGGCCCGACCGACTCTCCGGCGCCGCGGAACCTCCTGGCCTGGGACGGGTCCTCCGGCTCTATTTCTGGGACAATGTGCAGCGGTGCCTCCATCGGATATCGGTTCGGCTTGGAGAACCTGAGCCGACTTCTGTTCTCGCCGCTTCTCCCTCGAAGGTTCTTCTGTTAACGTTTTGCCCCGTGGGTTTTTCAAGTTAATCTACGAGTCTGTATGTTGGAGTCCTGTAGGGTATTGGGTTTGCTGTTTTTTGTTCGTTGAGTGAAGAAACTGTGGTTTTGGCTGACGTTATTGCTACGTAAATTGGTGCTTTTGATGCATCTATAGTGTATTTCACATTAAGCAAATGCAATTTATAGGATAGTTGAATGGCTTTTGTTATGCTAATGCTGAAGCTGTGGAACTGGAAACGAGTTCTCAGCACATTGGATGCCGAGGTTCCAGTATTCTTGGCTTAGCAGCAAAAATTAGCGGAAATTTGGTCCTTTAAGAGTTTGCAAACTTGCTTGGATGGTGGAAATTCTGTGTTATCCTGTGAAATAGTTACATTTTGGGTCCATCTTACTTATATTGGTCAACAATGTCCATCAAAAAGGTATTGCGAGCAGAAACGGAGATCAACTTTGTGGTGgacaaaatctcaatcaacAGGAATGGATCAGCATTGCTTCTTGAAGGTTCAGATGCCCTATGTGTTATGTACCTTTTTGGGCGTAGTTCTGCTGCTGATGACATTATTTGCAGGTGTGCAGAGTTTGGTGTTCTGTTTTTATGATAGTAGATTCCATGTTAGCAGTATTAAGAGCATGTTGTTCCATTTTTGGGACtgtattattttgattttgtcattCTTCAGGGACAAGCCTAAACCACATGGCTTTTTATATCTGTTACAATCTTTGTCCTTATATTTTGTTATGGttcagtttttatttatttattttaggttGATAAATTCTCATGGTGAGCATTGGCCTCGAAAAAAACTATgtagtgctttttttttttttttgctgaaggACTTCTAATATGTACTGTGCTGTTTTCTGTTGACAGAACTGTGTTAGTTGGTTCTGAAATTTACTTAAATGGAAGCAATGCCTTGAGAGTTCTCAGAGCTTCATGGCACCCATATAGTGACACCCATCTAGGAGTCCTTTCTTCAGATTCAGTTTTCAGGTAAGATCCCTTGTACTTTAGATTACGCAGTTGTGTATTGCATTTACACTGTCGCTTTCTAGCTTGGGATATATCAAATGTTATGCTTTTCTATTATGGCAGGTTCTCAGGTCATATACTTTAAATTCAGTTGTGACTTGTCTTCTCTTCCCTTGTACAGCCAAATGGTGATAAGAAtataaacaacaacaacaaaagaattattattattattgttattatttattattatttattgttgttgttgttgttgttaataTTAATTCCAAACGATTATTGAGGAACAAAGGGTATGGTTTTAGTGAGTATAAGATGTGAGGGAATTATTTAGGGAGATTCGGGGCAAGCGGAAGAATGCCTGGAGATGCTTTATTGGAAAGATGTAAATTGTTGGGGGTGTGCATGTCAGAAGTAGTAGGGAAAACCCTCGCAAGATAGGGACATATATCCCAAACAATGGTATTTTCCTAGCTTTGGAGGAGACATTATTGAAAGGGCACAGTAGTGTAAAGGACAAGCCTAAGACTGGAGGGGCTTTTTATGGTTTATATTTTGGTAATCTACTGCAAATGGCTTCCCTCAAATTTTATCCCTTTCTGGGTTACTAAGCATGTtttgctctctttcttttgcacGTCAATGACTATCTTCTGATTGTTTCCCACTTTTTTTGGGGTCAAGACTCTTTGATTTGTCTGCCAATGCCGTGCAACCAGAGCAAGAATTTTACCTACAGCCTGTGGACCCTGGTAAATCAAGAAAAGCTGCATCAATTTGCACTGTTGATTTCTATTTTGGAGGTGATCACTTGTGGGACAGATTCAGCGTAAGTCATGAGGAAAAAGATTTTTTAGTACAATGACAGGGATTAGATGCAGTCCTACGCTTACCTTTGTTTGTCCGATAAATTGCATTGATAGCCAATGTGGAGGAAAATGTTTGTGTCTCATTTATTCTTCAGCCAGCAGTATTGTCATATAGtgtcttggagatgcaatttgCTGCCCCTTTCTGCAATTCTTCAGTTGATTTCGTGGAACGCTCACAAGAATTATCCTTGccatttgaattttattttaattgtgacTTTGACCATAATCCTGTGATCtttgtttttgtaggtttttgttttgtttactGATGGTTCAGTTTACATCCTTTGTCCGATTGTCCCATTCAAAAGGTAATCTTGTGTCTTTACTTTGTACTTGAAATTTCATAGTTGATGTCCTAATATTACCTTTGTGACGGGAAGGTGACTGGTTTGCATTGTTGAATCACCTCTTATCAAAAAAATACAAGGTGGGGTTGCATGTGATAGACAACCCTCCCCTGAACTTTGCAAAGTGGGGATCCTTGTCCACTAGGGACGCCCTTTTATTCACAAGAATTATCCTTGCCTCAGTTGTTGACAGATGCTGTCTCTTCCCTTTAGCTGTAAAGTTTCCAGTTCATAATTTGGTGTTAGAATTACTGACACATGTTAAAGGGCTtagggtaatttttttttgtcttaccAAATTTTTGCTTAGTAAGACTAATTGAGTAATGTCAACTTTCATCAACAGTGCTCACAAATGGCAATCTATACTGGAGATATATGGTGATGCTCATACATATGGTCTAAAATCAACAAATCCAACTGCTGCACGTAACTCCAGCATGGCAATATCTTGGTTGGAAGCTACATTTCCTGAATTAGCTCAGCAAGAAGCAGAAGGGGCAAATCTAGCTACTGTAAAGGCACATCCTTATGCATTGTTTGATGCATCTCTTTCTTTACAGGTATTTTGTTACTGCCCATCAACAATGTGAATGTCCTCCTGAATCCATGATGTGCGATAATATTGACAGCTGACAGGCAATTAATGCTGCGAGATGCATGCATGACGTATACTTACTCAAATATCTACCTAGTGAACATTGCTTGCATAGTGAACATCATGTGCTCACACCCACATATGTGGCACACTGATGTTGCCTTGGTATAATGCTAATTTGGCCAAATATTTCCCTCAAATAACTTTACTTGCGCCtagaatatatttttccatCTTGTGCTTTATTTTTAGGATGGTGCAATGAACTGAAGAGAAGTATTGGGttgttttggtctttttttcaGTATAAGATATTATGATTCATGTATTTCCCCATCAAGATTGTGTGTGCATGTGTGTTTTTCTACAATCTGAAAGTGATTTAGGCTAAGGGCTGATTCTGTTTATCGTTGTATTGATTTCCAGGGGCCTCTACATAAAGCCTGTCATGGAAGGGAAGATGATGTAGCAGTTAGGGGAGCAGAGTGTGAAGGCTGTGCAGTCAGTTTTCTCTATAATTTAGTTAGCAAAGATTCAATACTTGTGACAACTTGGAGTGGCGGTCAAATGCAAGTGGATGCCCTAGCTGATGAAATTCAGCCAGTTTGGAACATAGGCAGTCCACCTCGTCTGCGGGTTGACTCCTTCGACCGGATACTGGGTCTTGCTATGATTTGCGAGTCAAACTCTGAGGAGCCTTCCAAGTGGAATATTAACAAACCATTAGAACACACGATTTGGTTAGGGCAGCCTCCTCCTTTGCTAAGATTGGCAATCGTGGATTTGGCTTTGCCTCAACAGACCAATAGTGATGCGCGAATTATGATGTTTGCTGACCCCCTAGTGCCAGAAAGGATCTATGCTCTTCATTCTGGAGGAATTGATTCAATAGTATTGCATTTTCTCCCCTTTACGAGTCAAGCAAATGGCAAGGAGGAAGTTGTTAGAACACCCTCCATAAATCCTGTTTTGAGCACCTGCCTTGAGGAAACATCCTCGCCAGCTCCTCTTTGTGGTTCTCTCTCATTATCTGATTCATTTGGTTATTCATGGATTGTTGGAGTTACTTCCAGTTGGGAATGTATTGTTGTAGAGATGAAGACTTGGGATGTCTTGCTTCCTGTTAGTGTTGATCCAGAGAAGAAAGATATTAGCCTGGAAAAGTCAAAGGAGATGGAAACTCCTGCTATGATCAGCAAAGAACTTATTAATGGTCCTAAAGTGGTTCTTGTTCCCCAGACACCATCGAATCTGCGATCTGTTGCTGCTGATTCTATTGAAGGCCGGTCAATCCTTCATCAGTACTTTAAGATTTTCCATGAGAATTATGTGGAATATGCACATAAGGTAAGAACATATTCTTTAATTCTATGAAAGAGAATTGTGGGTTAATTGGACCTTTGGCGTTTCATTAAGTAGGTTGGCAtgctccttttcttctctttcttggagGCGCATTTTGGGTTGGTTGTGGCTTTTAACTGTAGTTCTATCTTTTGACTTTATCTGTCTTGGAATTAAGGATCTGGTTTTATTTATAACGAGCTTGTTAGTTTAGCACTAAACATAAGCAAGAAATTTTCCTGCCAAAATTCAAAGATTGTCCAAATATCAAAATGTTTTAAGAAGCTATGCACGAATTGACATGTCAATGGCATTATGTTTTGAAGGTTCAAATGTTTTGAGTTGAAAAAAGTAAAAGCCCATGTATAGtaagatttagattaagcaaaaGGCAAAATGTGAAAGTCAATCTAGACTTGATGGCTTATTGAATTCTTTTAACTATGTGCAAAGTTATAGACATTCACATTTGAAGTCACTTTTTCCACTAAATGTCATACCGTGAAAGTCATCTAGCTTGTATGGCAGAAACCCTATTTGTAAGCCTCCTGGAAACCGTTTCCTTTGTGCTTGTGTGCATATTGGTGCATGACTGCCTAATGTTTTGCAAAAGAACTTTTTGAGGCTCCGCTTTGCATATCCTTAATTTTCAGGATTTTTCCTGGTTGGCTTCATTTAGTTTACCAGCctaatgtcatacatatacttTTGGACCTGTCATAAAGTTGAGGCACATGGGAGGCTTTTAGTCGCTAGCTCATTGGCAGGAAGATCGAGTCACTGATGACTACGTAAATCTTATCTTCCAGGTTCACTTTGAGCTTAAGCATCATGCCCCTCAGCTAAAGCGAATAATTGATGACCAGCATGCTCGTTTAGTTGAGGCACAGGAGAGGCTTTTGAAAGTTGAGAGAAAGCAGGCAGTGTTGGATGAAAGGATAGATCATGCACTCCAGCAGCATGAGATTCTGGATGAACGTTTAAAATGTTTAAGGAAGCTACCTGTAGCTCACAAGAAACCACTCTCTAGGGCTGAGCGAGACTTCAAGTCCGAGCTTGGTAATCAATACCTTTACAGCTTCTTAAATCTTTAATCCCGAGTCATCAACTGTTTTATTTGCTGAGATCAAAGAGATAAATTACTCGCTTATCAGTTTCATTTGATACCAGTATGTCATGGTTACTCGTTGTTTTCTGCAGTTATACCTGTCGAGTTGATTCGAACCCCTTGTTTTTATGAATCGCATTTTTTGCGGTTATGCAGACCATTTTGCAGGAGTGGAGTTGGATGCTTTGCATTCATCTATAGATTCTATATCTACCCGGCTACGGAGGTACACTCAATCAATAAAGAAAGAGCAGACATCAAGGAAGAAGTCTCTTGTTCAAGACAACCAGATCTCTCAACTAAAATCCTCCCTCGAGAAACTTTCCTTGTCAACAGCGACAACTTGAAAAAGGTCAAAGTCGTTGAAAAAGCTATAAGCAACAAGGAGAAGCAGTAGTGCATTTTCTCTGCTAGAATCACTCGGGAAGCGTCCTGGCGACGAACGTGACAATTCAATATCTCAAAGGGACGGATGCCTTGTCATTTTGCTCTGGAGGCGTCTTCATGATCTATACCAGTCTCTGCAAGATGGCTGGCTTTCGATTTGGGTCTACATTTCGTGGAATGATCGGCAGGCTTCTTTTGTGCTGCATATAATTATTCTGTAGAATACAAGCAATGTATCAAAGCCAGCTAGACTCAAAAGCACTTTACAAGCGCTGTTAACTATTGATTAAATCTTTCATAAGATGTGAAATCCATATCTTAGTGAGGTCTAGCATGACCCATCTATCTTTtgagtgatttgattttttctaGTACTATTCTGACTATACTACCAATGGAGCGCAATGATCATGGTTTTAAAATCGTGCGAGGTTTTAAAATTGTGCAATGACcataattttagaattagtgGAATGGAATGGGTTGGATAGTCGTTGCTTGTTTCGTGTACTCAACGAGCAAAGTTTTAAAATTGTGCTTGTCAGTATCTGTCTTCCCATCTCTCCCCGTCTGCTTCAGAAGTGCCCCGCAAGTTTCTTCTTGGTGGTTGCGATAGTTCGTCCATTGACCGAGAAACCATCTCAACCTCAACGAGCAAGATGAGCCAATACGAAATCGATGTCATTTTGTCGAACGCCTGAACCTTAACGAGCAAGTTGAGCAAATTACATACATCTAATCGTGTAAGAGTTTCAACAAACTTTAAGCCTAATGAGCTGTGCGGGACTGCCACTAGTGTGTAGGGCAACCACGGATCCATAGAGACCATCCTTGATGTAGATCAAAGTCTTGTGCTTTCCTTGCTCAGCAATAACTCCGCTTTTAATTACCACGATCACATCTGCAATCTTGATTGTGGATAACCTATGAGCCACCACGCGTGTGGTTCGGTGCACCATGACGCGGTCCAATGTCTCTTGAACCGTCTTCTCAGATTCTGTATCTAGCACACTCGTAGCCTTGTTAAGCAGAAATCTTTTTATGGCTTTTAACTAAAACGCAAGCAATAGCCACTCATTGCTTCTGACTGCCCGACAGATGAGCCCCTCTTTCACCAACCATTGTAGCATATCCCCGAACGTAAAATTCGTACTGTAAAAATCAAATAAGCCCATTTGAAAGCAAATGTAAGTCATGCACACGGAATAAATAGCGACTGTCTAACCTGTTGCAATCCACTAATGAACACGTGGGCGTGTGCTAATTCTGATGCGGCGAGTATTTCTTGCTCGGCTGCATCTCTATCCTTTCCATAAGCTGTGTTGGCCCGATTTGTCTCGTTGAATAAAACCGATTCTTGGCTGATCACACCCATTTGCTGCCTCAACCACTTGAGTTGCAGCTACCGAATATCCACTCCGTCGAGTGTAATGCGACCAAAATCAGGATCACAAAAGCGTTGCAGCAGCACTATCACTGTTGACTTTCCACTCTCACTTTCCCACTTTCCCACTTTCTCTGACCAAAGCAACAATCTGAGAGGAACAATCGCGTAATTGTCAAACCTTTTGTTCCTCGTGTTCAGGTGATCGAAACACTAGTGTTATTCTCGTAATTCAATGCTCAGTTGATGAAGTCATATTTAAAGTTAGGCATCAGATAAAGTCCGAAGTTTTACCTTTCCGCTGTAAACGGCCAGGCTGAGATCACAGAATATTTGAATGTCCGGCCTAGAGGTATATTTGAAGCTGACATGGCGAAGCTCAATCAACCCTTCACATTGTCTTGTGTCTATCTTGGATTTGCGGTCTATCATTGCTAAAATGGAAGCAGCAAGTAACACCTGTGACTTTGATGGAATCGGCAGTGAAGGAACTTGATTGTGAAATTGCACTGGCTGCCACGGTCAgagccaaaaaaaggaaaaaaaagaaaaagaaaagaataaaaaaagaggagcCTGCAGTTACAGAACCTGTTATGTGTTGCCGTTCGATAATCATGGTGAGTCGTTACTTCGTGATCATCTTCACAACAGGTATGAAGATGATCACGAAGTAACGGCTCACCATGATTATCCAATGGCAACACGCAGTAGAGATTCACAATGTGCTTGCTGTGAATATTGAGAATGACGATTTCATTGCCTAAATAGAGAATTTCTCAATGCTCTAAAGTGAAGGTTTTTTGGCTTGCATTAGGAGAGTTCTTTACTAATGTACTTCTATTCTTCGGCGAGGAATCATAGGGACCCCGCAATCACATTTGATGTTTGTCCAGAATTTGGTAATGTTTTGGACGCACATCCTAATTAAGTTAGACAAATTCACGTTCAAGTCGTGCTTGATCTTCTTTTCTTGTATTCAAGGGCAAACAATGGTTGAATGAATTGATCTCAATGGCATCTATGtctcataagaaaaagaaacatataaaGAATAAAGTACATAAACCAAATCATACATATATTAAGAATTCTTGATGAGGCTAGAGATAACATGTATTTAAGAGTGACAAAAATAGCCAAGGATCACTTAATATTATAGATGATGATTGGTACATTTGGTAATATCTAGAATTAATCGAATGGAAGTTTACGTCAAGACGATTGGAAATCTCTGCAGAAAATGGAGCCTAGCCATGTTCATTATGtcacttcattttctttattaaatcTAAAGTTGGAGAAGAAAACACAGGACGGGCATTGCTCGAAGACTAAAGGTCAACTTAAACTACTAACCTTGGATGCCATAGCAAAAGACTGGCATGCATCTAGTTAGTTTAATTCCGAGTCATCAGTTGTATTGTTGGCTGAGATCACGGAGATAAATTGCTCAAATCTCAGTTCCATTTGCCACCAATATGTCATGGTCACTAGTCGGTTGTCTGCAATTATACCTGTTGAGTTGATTTGCAGTCCTTGTGTTTATGAATCACATTTTTTTGCGGTTATGCAGACCATTTTGCGTGAGTGGAGTTGGACGCTTTGCATTCATCTATACATTCTATATCTGTCTAGCTATGAAGGTATACTCGATCGATAATGAAAGAGCAGACATCGAGCAAGAATTCTCTCATTCAAGACAACCATATCTCTCGACTGAGATCCTCCCTCGAGAAACTTTCCCTTGTCAACAGCGACAACTCGAAGACGGTCAAACTCACCGAAGAAGCAATAAGCAGCAAGGAGAAGCAATAGCGTGTGTTCTTTGCTAGAATCGCTTGGAAGCATCTCGGCGACCCACATGACAATTCGAAATCTAAAAGGGAGTGATGCCCCTCATCTTGCTCTGTAGGTGTCTACATGGCCTAAGCCCTAGGCCGCTAGTACAAGCGCAGTTAACTGTAGATGAATCTTTCATGggttatgaaattcatatttttagTGAGGTCTAAGCGTGACCCGTCTATCTTTtgagcaatttgatttttcctaaTAGAACTAATCAAGACAACACTACGCGATGGAAAGCACTGGCCATAATCTTTGTCCTTTACCCCGTTCCTTCCTGCATTCTTCTCTGGACGTGCATATTCCATTCAGATTGATTGTCTTTGGGATTTTGGAAATAAAGAAATCTCTCTGGGGCTTAAATGCTTGATCGATGCAGTCGACCGAGTGTGGTTGAATAAAGTCATATTTGCTTCTCACATGTGGCAACATAAAAGCGGAAGTAGGATTTTTAGGGGCAAAATGCAGGCACTAACGAGGGTAGATAGATAAGATATTCATTActccaccaaaaaaagaaagaagggttGATATTCATGTTTGCTAGTGCTTCAAGAATCATCACCACAaactcctctctccctctccctccccctcccccaaatgCACGTGCATTGTAAATAGTGGCTATTGCTCTCAGCGGCGAGCCAGATCGAATGAACGAAATAATCTCAAGAGTTGCTTGCTATGTTACATTATAAGTGACTTGATTTTTATCGGATCCAATAAATTGTATCCCCACTTGCATCTTCTATTCTAAACCACTAGCTTCGCCCATTCGCACCCAGGACAGTTTTGCTCCCCCTATGTACATTGCCCGAACGCGTCGCATCGACGAACATAGATGGGGTACGGCTTCTGCAATCACGTCGTCGGGAAGAAAATAACTTATTCTTCCCTTCCGCTGGCACCCAACTGTCACGCGAAATGAAGGGTGAGTTTGCCATCGTTAACCTTCATTTTCGCTTGAGGGGAAAAGAAATGTAAGCAAAGAGGGGTGCCGTATTTAGTACCTGAAGCGAGTAACTAGTTGGTGAAGGAATACGGATGTCTCTACTCTAGCTAGCTCCCATGCGGGACAGAGTCAAGGCCGTCCTTCGAATGGCGTAAAGTTGTTTCCAGGGGTTGGCGAGCGAGAATTGCTCTGCATATAATTCATAGTTATCGATCAGTCAATTGAAGATAGATCATTTTTTTCAAGGTCGAACCAAGATCCGCAGGAGCAGAGAGAAGGACAGGGCAATACCTGCCATCTCTACGGGTTAAAAGCTCGAGCTTCCTCGAAGCGATCTTGATCTAGATGCACGGTGTGAAACGAAGTGAATGCTTCCCACCCTTTAGGTATCCTCCCTGCATGAACAGAGATAACCCAGCGAATTAGATCAATCGGCCCATACCAACATGGAACCAAATCGAGAAAATTCTCCTTTACCTTTCACGTTGACATCCGTCATCGCCTCCCTGAATCCCTTTCTAATGATGTTCGCAACCCGCATCGTCTCATTGATAACCTGAAAACACTTGCATAGCACAGCGTTAAAGCTAGGAAGCGTCACGCTTTTGCCAAACCCATGGCCACGAGAATGCCGTTGGACTTGCGCATTGCGTGAAAGGCATAGGCCTGATAGTCATTCCAGTCCGGACTCTCGCAACGATATTTCTTCGCTCTGATCTTGTCATGCTCTTCCTGTCATCCAAAGACAAAGATGTCGTCATCCATGGGATCGAAAATTAAAGATATAACTCTTATCCGATATCTTctgatcaagaaaaagaaaagaagagaaaaacatttaaagaagaagaaattcaacGGGGGTGGAATCTTGATGCATGTGGGAACAGCGTCACGTGAAAACACGACGACCAAAGCGattctttttggaaattttcaggAACAGCACCTAACTCATCCTAGACCACACGACTAATGAGAAGCGGTTCCTCTATCGGATAGCTGTTCGGCTTGGAGAACCCGAGCCAACTTCTGTTCGCGCTGCTTCTCCCTCCAAGGTCCTTCAATCATCATTTTGTATGTTGAAGTCCTCTGTGGCATTGGTTTGCCTTCTCTCGCTGAGTGGAGAAACTGTGATGCTTTTGGTGCATTTGTAGCGTATTCCAAATCAAGCAAATGCGGCATGTGGGATAGTTGAATGGCTTTTGTCATGCTAATTCTGAAGCTGTGGAACTGGAAACAAGTTCTCGGCATGTCGAATGCTGAGGTTCCAGTATTCTTAGCTCAGCAGCACAAATTAGTGGAAATTTGGTCCTTTTGGAGTTTGCGAACTTGCTTGAATGGTGGAAATTGGAAGATCGAGAATGTTATCCTGTGAAATGGTTACATTTTTGGTCCATCTTTCTTATATCAGTTGACAATGTATATCAAATGTGA of the Eucalyptus grandis isolate ANBG69807.140 chromosome 10, ASM1654582v1, whole genome shotgun sequence genome contains:
- the LOC120289051 gene encoding LOW QUALITY PROTEIN: nuclear pore complex protein NUP88-like (The sequence of the model RefSeq protein was modified relative to this genomic sequence to represent the inferred CDS: inserted 2 bases in 2 codons), translating into MRFNFNFADPTPDPQPRSLTPKEEAQWVPLQNHPVFSPSSSAGGGGGGGPSGPTDSPAPRNLLAWDGSXRLYFWDNVQRCLHRISVRLGEPEPTSVLAASPSKVLRAETEINFVVDKISINRNGSALLLEGSDALCVMYLFGRSSAADDIICRTVLVGSEIYLNGSNALRVLRASWHPYSDTHLGVLSSDSVFRLFDLSANAVQPEQEFYLQPVDPGKSRKAASICTVDFYFGGDHLWDRFSVFVLFTDGSVYILCPIVPFKSAHKWQSILEIYGDAHTYGLKSTNPTAARNSSMAISWLEATFPELAQQEAEGANLATVKAHPYALFDASLSLQGPLHKACHGREDDVAVRGAECEGCAVSFLYNLVSKDSILVTTWSGGQMQVDALADEIQPVWNIGSPPRLRVDSFDRILGLAMICESNSEEPSKWNINKPLEHTIWLGQPPPLLRLAIVDLALPQQTNSDARIMMFADPLVPERIYALHSGGIDSIVLHFLPFTSQANGKEEVVRTPSINPVLSTCLEETSSPAPLCGSLSLSDSFGYSWIVGVTSSWECIVVEMKTWDVLLPVSVDPEKKDISLEKSKEMETPAMISKELINGPKVVLVPQTPSNLRSVAADSIEGRSILHQYFKIFHENYVEYAHKVHFELKHHAPQLKRIIDDQHARLVEAQERLLKVERKQAVLDERIDHALQQHEILDERLKCLRKLPVAHKKPLSRAERDFKSELDHFAGVELDALHSSIDSISTRLRRYTQSIKKEQTSRKKSLVQDNQISQLKSSLEKLSXVNSDNLKKVKVVEKAISNKEKQ
- the LOC120289135 gene encoding ABC transporter B family member 21-like → MGVISQESVLFNETNRANTAYGKDRDAAEQEILAASELAHAHVFISGLQQLKAIKRFLLNKATSVLDTESEKTVQETLDRVMVHRTTRVVAHRLSTIKIADVIVVIKSGVIAEQGKHKTLIYIKDGLYGSVVALHTSGSPAQLIRLKVC